Below is a window of 'Nostoc azollae' 0708 DNA.
AGGAACGCGGAGTTCTCCCCGCAAATTAGTTACACTTACAGGACATAATTCTGTAACCACTTGCGTTAATAAATTTCCGGGATTGAGTAAAACGGATCTTGTTAAAAAACTTGTCTCTCCATCTGGTGTAATTCCTGCCTTCCCATATAATTTTCTGCCTACTTGGTGATAAATAAAGAGCAAGCCAGATAAATTGGTAGTCAAACTGTTATCTTAGATAAGCAATTGTCGTTGTAATCAGAACTTCAATATCATTTTCCTCTCTCAGTATCTGAGGAATTTTCCCCAAAGACTGGATTTGTTGTTCGGTGCCTATTGGTTTTTTTGGCTGCCCCATCTGATTATCCATGGACATAAGTTGTAGTAATATATTGAAGATGCCCTGAAAAGAATTTGGTTTAATCCTGGATTTGGTATCAGATAATAATGGTAATAATTGGTAGATGTTAAGCTAGTTTGGATATTTATAAAGCATTAATCAGTCCTTTTTTATTTACTCTGGTAAAAACCGATCCAGAGTGGTTACACCAACAAACGCTACGTAGTTTTATTTGGCTGTCACAAGCAAGCTATAATCCGTCTGCTAGATGGTTAAGATCTAGACTGCAACAGTCTATATGTTTATATGATACAAGTCTGGAACAAAATTTGTTTGGACTAAAGTTCCTTAACCCTGTAGGTTTAGCCGCTGGTTTTGATAAAGATGGAGTTGGTGCTAGTGTTTGGCCTAGTTTTGGCTTTGGCTTTGCAGAATTAGGTACTGTGACTTATCATACCCAACCAGGTAATCCTCCTCCCCGGTTGTTTCGTTTACCTTTAGACAAAGCAGCCCTGAATCGCATGGGCTTTAATAATTCTGGTGCGTATGCAATGGCAGCGAGATTAACATCTAGTAATCAAGAAGAATCTCGGTCAATACCCATAGGCATAAATTTGGGTAAATCTAAGATAACACCCTTAGCAGCAGCAGCACAGGATTATCTGGAGAGCTTTCGATTGCTGAAAGATTTGGGTGATTATTTTGTTGTTAATGTGTCTTCTCCTAATACACCAGGATTACGAGCGCTCCAAAATGCGGCCGTCCTCGGTCATATCTTGGATTTATTACAAACGGAAAACAAATTACAGAAACCACTATTTGTCAAGATAGCACCGGATTTAGAATGGGATGCGATCACTGACATTATTAATCTTGCCCAAACTTATAAACTCGCTGGTTTAATCGCCACCAACACCACTATCAGCCGAGAAGGACTCAAAACCCAAATAATTGAAAAAACTGGTAAAACACCTCAAGAAGAAGCCGGAGGAATTAGTGGTGCGCCATTATGCGATCGCTCCACAGAAGTCATCCGGTTTATTTACCAGCAAACCCAAGGACAAATCCCCATAATTGGCGTTGGTGGCATTTTCACCCCTGAAGATGCCTGGGAAAAAATTACAGCCGGTGCCAGTCTCATTCAAGTTTATACAGGCTGGATTTATGAAGGACCGATGATGGTACGCCGCATTCTTAGTGGTTTGTTGACCAAACTAGAAGAAAACGGCTTAACCTCCATCAGCGAAGCAGTGGGAACAGTCAATTCGTAATTCGTAATTCGTAATTAAATTACATCTATTCTTTAATTTTGAATTTTGAATTGATTTATCCCTACATCCTATTCTTCCAAAGGGAAAAACTCCCTAGACTTGCGAGAATAAGACCAAGCAATCCCATCTGGGTCACGGCTGCGACTCCATTCGGAAAAATCTGGATCATTACGTCGTTTGTAAACAGTGCTGGAATAAACACCCAGCCGCTTGGCTAGTTCCGATTGAATTAGAGAGCCAAAAACTAACTGTTCTTCCAGCTGTTTTGTGAGTGCCTCATGAGTAGCTTTAACTGTCACTTCTGGTAAGGATTCATCTAGTGCTTCTTCCTCCTCTTGCTTTTCCTGTGGGATGGGTGGAGGTGGAGCCAAAAGTGATCGCACCTCAGCAGTTACAGGTCGAGGAGGAAGTTTTTCCACTGGGTCACTACTATGAAGTATGTCGCTAAGAATACTGGCATTTATAAAGTAGTAGGATGGACTCTCATTTTCAGAGTCAAGCAAACTAGCACCAAATTCCTTTGCTTTTCGATCCAAGTAGCGTTTTGCCTCATTCCCAGAAAAATTACCCTTTAGTGCCAAATCAATCGGTGTAATCTTTCCTTGGTTTTCCTGAATCAACTGATAAAAAAGCGGGTTTACTTGCTCACACCACTTTTCCCATCTATTTTGCTGCCAAAGGTTTAAACCCATCACCAACAATAAGACTAGCAGTAAAATTCTCCAGGTGTTGACGAGGAAAACAATCAAAAATGATATCGGCAAAATTAGAACAAGAAAGCTTTTGCCGTAATTTTCTATGGTTTTTTCACTCATGGTGAATTTATGCCAAGTGAATTTTTGCAAAATAATATTATTATCTTGGCAAAAATTGGGACGTTTTTTTGTATCCATTGGCAAAATGGCGGCAAACTATTTGGCAAAAGCTACTTAAAATAGGGAAAAAGTGATATATGAAAACAACATCAGGAATTTTTCCCTACCCACTTGGTAACTAAAAAATACGTATGCTACAGTAGCTTACAATAAAGATTCACAAAGAAGCTAGCTTTTAAATGTAGTGGATAGCTCAAATGCTAGAGCACCCACCTTGTATTCTTAGGCCAACCTATCAAGGGTTATTGCAATGTTGTAAATTAAAATGCCCTTAGTTAAAACTCCCGGAGATACAGACTAACTTCCTGCTTTGCTACACCCAAATTAATTTTAGATTTTGGATTTGAAATTATTTTTTCTAAACTCTAACCTTTGAGTTTTCCTGCGGGGATAGCTCAGTTTGGTAGAGCCTTGAAAGGTGTAAAACCCATAGTCCTTGATTTCAAAAATTGCCTGAAAAGGTCGATTTATTGACCTTATTCCTCATTTTAAATTTTTCATTTTGAATTGTTTTACCGGGTTTCCCTTATTCGCAACTTGCCTTTGAGACCGATGAATGTAGGGTGCTCGGATTATATCTCGAAAGAGGTTAGCAGGTATGTCTTCGGCACGCTAGGAGAACTAATCCCGGACCCACCGTTTTTTGTTTCGTGCAAAGACGCAAAGAGGAAGAGGAGAATAGAATATAGAGGTCCAAAAATTTAGAAAGGAGTATGTGTCTAGCTTTCCATAGTGTTAAGATTAGGAAAGAGCCAAGGGAAAAATCAGGGTTGGGAATAGTTACGGATAGTTCCTATCCATGAAGATGTTGATGACAAATTCATAACTGACCTCATATCCATAACATTTATGAAATGGGCAACACTCATGAACCAATTCCTAATGTGACTAAACCACAAATCCTAAGAATTACTTGTGAGTAAATTGGGGAATCCAGGGGAGATCTTTATTGAGGTACCCGGAATGTTTTTACAAGTCTAATGACCTGTTCAACAAAAATACCCTTGGTGGAAAACTCTTTGTTTCCTGCCTTTTGTTCTGAGTCACCATGGCATAATCGCTATCATGTTTTTCTACCTGTTCAAGGACACTAGGAGGGAAAACATCTCGTAATATCTCTAGCCAGTAATAAAATGTGTCCTTTGCTTCCGTTTTCCATATACCGAAATGCAAACCTAAAACCTCAAATGTTGGCATTTTCCTCCAATAGAACAAGCATAGACATACCTGTTGTTTTATCTCTAGTTTCCCTTTCCCTCTCCTCCTTTCTGATTTATACCTATGTTTTTACTTTCTATGTCACCTTGAAGTTCCTTATGGTGCATTTCACCTTGGGCTAACAAGTCTTAAAACTGATGGTTAGTTATTCCCAGTATTTCTTTTATACTATGTGGATGTTCTTGAATATAGTTAATTTAGTGGATTTTTCCTTTTGGTACACCCTCAAAATTCCCTTCTACCATTTTTTTCACACCAAGTTAATTTTCCTGACAGGTCTATTATTAGAAGTTTATCGTTTTGAAGCAGGACGCAGAACTCTCATATTTCAACTAGTGGATATTAGGCAATTACTTCAGGAAATGTCTGGAGAATTAGACCCCCTAGCTCAAGAAAATCACTAGCTATCAATCTGGATCTTTCTGATGATTGAAACAGCAAAACTATCATAGCGGGACTTAAACAAAAGTTAAGAGTAAAAAGGAGTATGGTGCGGTTTCGGTGTAGCTTTCACTTTAAAAGAAGCTGATGAAATAAACCACTGCCTCAGCAATGGCACCATGGTTTGAAAGATGGTGTCAAAGGTTTGATGGTGTATTTACTCATCAATGGTAAAAAAGAGAGTTGAGACATGATTTAGGGGGATGATTGGGTGAAAGTGAGAGAAAAAACCTATTTCAAATGGCAGAGAATGCCCTAGGGGTGACGTAGCAGCGATTACACCACGTTTTAAATGAAGCACCTTGGTCCAGTTCCCAAGTCAATGAGCATCGGTTAGAGATTATGAACAAGTGTAGTCAGAGGAGAATCACCAGAGGACTGAGCTTAATAATTGATGATTATGACCATAGAAAAAGGGGGAATTTTAGGGATGGAGTAGGAAGAAAATATATTAGAGAAATTGGGAAAAGGGATACTGGAATAGTAGTAGTAACAACACATACGTCTATAATGATGGCAGTAAAAGCTTACCATTAGATATATGAGTTATATCACCACGGTGATTCTTGACCCAAAGGGAAACAAGACCCTCGATTTGAGAATAAACCTGAGTTAGGAATTAAATTAATAGATCTGACCTTAAGCCGTGGTTATCAACCAGGAATAGTAATTATAGATGCTGGATATGGCCACAATAGGTCTTCCTTATTAAGGATAGAAAATCGGAACTGAAAGTATTGAGGAGGATTAGCTAAAAATCCCAAAGTCCTTGCCAGTGACCAAGAGGATAGTCCACAAATAATTAGGTTAGATGAATTAGCACAAAGTTTACCCCAAGAGACTTTTAGAGAAATTCAACTGGAGTTAGATAAGTCCAAAACATTATGGGTAGTAACTAAAGAAGTAGAAATATCAGCCTTAAGTGGAAAGGTGAATATTGCTATCGTCATCAAGGCTTCTAATTTCTCTCAACCCACTGATATTGACTACTTTATGACCAATGTTTCTTCATCAATTGTCACACCCCAATGGATAGTTGATACATATTCTCAAAGAAATTGGGTAGAAGTTCTTTACAGGGAAGCCAAGGGATGGTTAGGACTTAAAGAATATCAAGTTGGAGATAAAAGCAGTTGACTGCGCCATTTTATTTTGGTTTTCTGTGCCTACACTTTTATTCTTTGCCATCAGTGGACTGGAGGATTAAGACCAAGGTGGGCCAAGAAACCTCTGAATAATTTTACTGCAGCTTTAGAAGCGTTTAGAACAGCCATATCTTTTCTATTGATTGATTGGTTCAACTTAAATCCGAACGTATTTACTTCTGAGCAAGCCAGTCTGGGCTACATTTGGGCTTGATTTTTGTTTACGTCCCGTTAGGCGAGCGCTTAGAATCACATCATCTATTTACTAACCTCATTGGTAACGGCATCAAATTTATAAATTCCTATTCGATCACTCTTCGTCTCAACTACACAATTAATGTTAACCATAATCTGATCATTGAAATAGAAGACACCAGTATAGCTATTCCACCAGAATAACAATCGACTTTATTTCAACGATTTTATCAAGGTTATCACAACCATTCTGTTAGCGGTTTAGGACTGTATATATCACGTCGCATTGTCGAAGCATATCAAGGTTAAATTAGCGTTAACTCTAAATTAGGTAAAGCCAGTATTTTATAGTTCATTTACCTTTATTACCAAAGGTTAATTCCTAATTAGAAATAATTTATGCTATTATATATCATCAAAAATAATCTCATCCTTGTTTTAGGGTAAAAATATGATTACTCTTCAATCAAAAAACTACATGGAAATTATCAATAAACAACGTGATTTCTTTAAAAAAGGTAAAACTAAAGATGTAGGTTTTCGATTAACACAACTTAAAAAACTAAAACAGCTAATTACTGAAAATCAAGAAGCCATCATTAAAACCTTAGCTGCAGATTTAAACAAACCAGAATTCGAAAGTTATGCCACAGAAATAGGTTCTATTAAAGAAATAGATTATGCAATTAAAAATATTAGTAATTGGACTAAACCGAAAAAGGTAGCAGTTTCTTGGGATTTATTTCCTTACTCAGCCAAAATTTATCCTGAACCACTAGGATTGGTCTTAATTATTGGACCATGGAACTATCCATTTCAGTTGATTATATCTCCCTTAGTCGGTGCGATCACAGCGGGGAATTGTTCAATTATCAAACCTTCAGAACTTGCACC
It encodes the following:
- a CDS encoding transposase family protein, producing MPTFEVLGLHFGIWKTEAKDTFYYWLEILRDVFPPSVLEQVEKHDSDYAMVTQNKRQETKSFPPRVFLLNRSLDL
- a CDS encoding quinone-dependent dihydroorotate dehydrogenase, with product MDIYKALISPFLFTLVKTDPEWLHQQTLRSFIWLSQASYNPSARWLRSRLQQSICLYDTSLEQNLFGLKFLNPVGLAAGFDKDGVGASVWPSFGFGFAELGTVTYHTQPGNPPPRLFRLPLDKAALNRMGFNNSGAYAMAARLTSSNQEESRSIPIGINLGKSKITPLAAAAQDYLESFRLLKDLGDYFVVNVSSPNTPGLRALQNAAVLGHILDLLQTENKLQKPLFVKIAPDLEWDAITDIINLAQTYKLAGLIATNTTISREGLKTQIIEKTGKTPQEEAGGISGAPLCDRSTEVIRFIYQQTQGQIPIIGVGGIFTPEDAWEKITAGASLIQVYTGWIYEGPMMVRRILSGLLTKLEENGLTSISEAVGTVNS